One segment of Carya illinoinensis cultivar Pawnee chromosome 13, C.illinoinensisPawnee_v1, whole genome shotgun sequence DNA contains the following:
- the LOC122291838 gene encoding receptor protein kinase TMK1-like yields MEVAQPRVCIFVSFFLFTVAYAATDPNDLKILNDFRKGLENPELLKWPANGDDNPCGPPSWPHVFCSGDRVSQIQVADLGLRGPLPKNFNQLSRLFNLGLQRNKFNGTLPTFKGLSELQFAYIDYNEFDAIPSDFFDGLTSIRVLALDYNPFNESTGWSLSEELAKSVQLTNLSLVNSNLAGPLPEFLGTLPSLTALKLSYNRLSGEIPSSFGQSLMQILWLNDQDGDGMTGPIDVIASMTSLAQLWLHGNQFVGTIPEGIGNLTSLKDLNLNGNQFVGPVPESLASMELESLDLNNNKLMGPIPKFKAGNVSYAYNSFCQPDPGLQCAPEVISLLDFLGGVNYPLNLASEWSGNEPCGGPWLGLSCNSNSQVSVINLPRRMLNGTLSPSIAKLTSLIEIRLGGNNLHGTVPDNFTELKSLRLLDLSGNNVQPPLPRFSQSVNVITEGNPLLVANTTPVSPLPAKSPPPVSLKPPPNNPPLASAPKAPSHGSPPVKGSSSNPSSSVSPRQPESKSSKRLKTVMIVGGVAVIAGVVLAILLSVYCCKKQRHTKNAPSSIVVHPRDLSDPGNKVKIAISDSTTGKLSTQTGSSSSFNISGGTESSRVIEAGNGVISIQVLRKATNDFAPENELGRGGFGSVYKGELNSGTKLAVKRMESGVIGSKALDEFQAEIAVLSKVRHRHLVSLLGFSSEGNERLLVYEYMPQGALSRHLFHWKSLALEPLSWTRRLIIALDVARGMEYLHNLAGQTFIHRDLKSSNILLDDDFRAKVSDFGLVKLAPDGEKSVTTKLAGTFGYLAPEYAVMGKITTKADVFSYGVVLMEILTGLTALDEGRPEESRYLAQWFWRIKSSKEKLLAAIDPALDPDEKIFESISVIVELAGHCTAREPNHRPDMGHAVNVLSLLIEKWKPINDESEDFSGIDYSLPLPQLLKVWQEAESKHSFTSLDDSKGSIPARPTGFAQSFTSADGR; encoded by the exons ATGGAGGTTGCCCAGCCGAGGGTATGCATTTTTGTCTCTTTCTTCCTATTTACAGTGGCTTATGCTGCCACAGACCCTAATGATCTCAAAATCCTGAACGATTTCAGAAAAGGTTTGGAAAATCCAGAGCTTCTCAAGTGGCCCGCCAATGGGGATGATAACCCATGCGGCCCTCCTTCCTGGCCTCACGTCTTCTGTTCTGGGGATAGGGTGTCACAGATTCAGGTTGCCGACCTTGGTCTCAGGGGTCCTCTGCCAAAGAACTTTAACCAGCTCTCAAGGCTCTTCAATCTTGGCCTTCAAAGAAACAAGTTCAACGGGACATTGCCCACCTTTAAAGGTTTATCGGAGTTGCAATTTGCTTACATAGACTACAATGAATTCGACGCGATCCCATCTGATTTCTTTGACGGACTTACCAGTATTCGTGTCCTCGCTTTGGATTACAATCCGTTCAATGAAAGTACTGGATGGTCTCTTTCAGAGGAGTTGGCAAAATCAGTTCAATTGACAAATCTTTCTTTGGTAAATAGTAATTTGGCTGGGCCCCTGCCAGAATTTCTAGGCACATTACCGTCCCTCACAGCTTTGAAGCTTTCATATAACCGATTATCTGGTGAAATTCCATCGAGTTTTGGGCAATCATTGATGCAAATTCTATGGCTGAATGATCAAGATGGTGATGGGATGACGGGTCCAATCGATGTAATTGCATCAATGACTTCATTGGCACAGCTTTGGCTACATGGAAACCAGTTCGTGGGGACTATTCCAGAAGGAATAGGAAATCTGACATCTTTGAAAGATCTCAATCTGAATGGAAACCAATTTGTTGGACCGGTTCCTGAGAGCTTAGCAAGCATGGAGCTTGAGAGCTTGGACTTGAACAACAACAAGCTTATGGGGCCAATACCTAAGTTTAAGGCGGGTAATGTTTCTTATGCTTACAATTCCTTTTGTCAACCTGATCCTGGGCTTCAATGTGCACCAGAAGTTATTTCGCTTTTGGATTTTCTCGGCGGTGTGAATTATCCCTTGAACCTTGCTTCTGAATGGTCTGGTAATGAACCCTGTGGAGGGCCATGGTTGGGACTGAGCTGCAATTCAAATTCCCAAGTTTCTGTCATAAATTTGCCAAGACGCATGCTTAATGGCACTCTGAGTCCGTCAATTGCAAAGTTAACTTCCCTGATTGAAATCAGGCTTGGAGGAAACAACTTACATGGTACAGTCCCTGATAATTTTACTGAATTGAAATCATTAAGATTGTTGGATTTGAGTGGAAACAATGTTCAGCCACCACTACCGAGATTTTCTCAAAGTGTGAATGTTATAACCGAGGGAAATCCTCTGTTAGTCGCTAATACAACTCCTGTATCTCCCTTACCTGCTAAAAGCCCACCACCCGTTAGTCTAAAACCTCCCCCAAACAACCCGCCGTTAGCTTCTGCACCCAAAGCACCATCCCATGGATCTCCCCCAGTTAAAGGCTCAAGCTCCAATCCATCATCAAGTGTTTCACCAAGGCAACCCGAATCAAAAAGCTCCAAAAGATTGAAAACAGTGATGATTGTGGGTGGAGTTGCTGTTATTGCAGGTGTGGTTCTCGCGATTTTGCTATCCGTTTACTGCTGTAAGAAGCAGAGACACACTAAAAATGCTCCTAGCTCCATTGTTGTTCATCCTAGAGATCTATCAGATCCAGGAAATAAGGTTAAGATTGCAATTTCAGACAGCACAACAGGAAAGTTATCAACTCAAACTGGGAGCAGTTCTTCTTTTAATATCAGTGGTGGGACTGAAAGTTCTCGTGTCATTGAAGCAGGGAATGGGGTCATATCAATTCAAGTTCTCCGCAAGGCCACTAATGATTTTGCACCAGAAAATGAACTTGGCCGTGGTGGATTTGGAAGTGTTTATAAGGGTGAATTGAACAGTGGGACAAAATTAGCTGTTAAAAGAATGGAAAGTGGGGTGATAGGCAGCaaagctttggatgaatttcagGCTGAAATCGCTGTTCTGTCTAAGGTCCGGCACCGCCATTTGGTATCTCTGTTGGGGTTCTCCAGTGAAGGAAATGAAAGGCTTCTGGTGTACGAGTACATGCCTCAGGGTGCTCTAAGCAGGCATCTTTTCCATTGGAAGAGCCTGGCATTGGAGCCACTATCTTGGACGAGGAGGCTCATAATTGCATTGGATGTTGCTAGAGGAATGGAGTATCTTCATAATCTGGCTGGCCAAACCTTCATACACCGTGATCTCAAGTCTTCTAATATTCTTCTGGATGATGACTTTCGGGCAAAAGTTTCTGATTTTGGATTGGTCAAACTTGCTCCAGATGGAGAGAAATCCGTTACTACTAAGCTTGCTGGGACATTTGGATACCTTGCGCCTGAATATGCGG TGATGGGGAAAATCACAACTAAAGCTGACGTCTTCAGCTATGGAGTGGTGTTGATGGAAATTTTGACTGGATTGACGGCACTTGATGAGGGACGCCCAGAGGAAAGCCGGTACTTGGCTCAGTGGTTTTGGCGAATCAAGTCAAGTAAAGAGAAGCTTTTGGCTGCCATTGATCCAGCTCTTGATCCAGATGAAAAGATCTTTGAGAGCATCTCTGTCATTGTTGAACTTGCTGGACATTGTACAGCAAGGGAGCCAAATCATCGGCCTGATATGGGCCATGCTGTGAATGTCCTGTCCCTACTGATTGAGAAATGGAAGCCAATTAATGATGAGTCCGAGGATTTCTCTGGAATTGATTACAGTCTACCCCTTCCCCAGTTGTTGAAGGTTTGGCAGGAAGCTGAAAGCAAACACAGTTTTACTAGCCTTGATGACAGCAAGGGAAGTATACCAGCAAGGCCTACTGGATTCGCGCAATCTTTCACATCTGCCGATGGCCGATGA
- the LOC122291586 gene encoding protein CLAVATA 3: MASKLPMLACLVLVAVLCLALVGNASDCNTGCGLFGAKSAVSMKTENRKILASLKEKKETVKGGLQVSATISNGGGFLGWELRRVPSGPDPLHHNGGNPKKPRAL, translated from the exons ATGGCGTCCAAGCTGCCGATGTTGGCATGTCTTGTTTTAGTTGCTGTCTTGTGCTTGGCACTCGTGGGCAATGCTTCCG attgcaatactGGGTGTGGACTCTTTGGCGCCAAATCAGCTGTTTCCATGAAGACTGAGAACAGAAAG ATTCTTGCCAGTTTGAAGGAGAAGAAAGAGACTGTGAAGGGTGGCCTGCAAGTATCGGCAACAATTAGTAATGGTGGGGGCTTCCTGGGTTGGGAGTTAAGGAGGGTTCCGTCTGGTCCAGACCCGTTGCACCATAACGGTGGAAACCCAAAAAAACCTAGAGCTCTTTGA